The following DNA comes from Rhinolophus sinicus isolate RSC01 linkage group LG06, ASM3656204v1, whole genome shotgun sequence.
CTGTCCTCCTCTACCCAGGGCCACAGCAGCCGGACCCCAGATGGGGCGTTCCAACTAACTGGGCCTCTTCCTGCCTGGGGCTGTGGTTGGCACTGGGTGGCCGCGGAGCTAGCTGGGCCTGGGTCCCTgtgcttcttcctcctcccagggAGGTGgtcccctctcccagcctccatTTCCTGGCCTTTCTGAGGGGAATGGGCAGCAGGTGGGCCTCCCCTCAGGGAGGTGAAGACCGTGGCCTGGTGCTGGCTGCAGGCTGAGCCCCAGCCGCCTTGCCTGATCCGTTGCAGGGCGACCATCGATGAGGTGGAGACAGATGTGGTGGAGATAGAGGCCAAACTGGACAAGGTGAGGGCTGGGGTGCGTGCCGCTCTACCCTGCTCCCAGCCACCTGTGTGTGCGCACAAGGCGTGTCTGTGTCCCCCActctccccagctctgcctcccatGCCTGACCCAGGTGCACATGGGTCTGTCCCAGTTCTCCCCTCAGGTGGGGATGGGCCTTGGTGAGTTCCCTGTAGCTGAGTCTTTGGGGCGGGGGACAGTTGTTGGGGGCTGTGCCTCTGAgtgactggggtgggggcagaaggtGGAGGCAGGGGGGGAGGCGGGGCAGCTTCCCTGAGCCTCCTCACTGGCCAGGACCACATGCCCACCCAGCCCTGGGTTCTCTGCTTCGGCTTCCCGGTGCCACTCCCATCTCCTGCTCTGGAGCTGAGGCCCAGGTGGCACCACGCAGTCCTAGCACccagggggctggggatggaaggcgCGCAGGGGTGGGCCTTCCCTAGCCTTGGGCTGCTCAGGGCAGCTGTGTCCTGGGTACTGATGGGCCCTGAGCTGCATTCTGGCCACCCCAGCCTCCGGGCTGTGGTGAAGGCTGGCACAGGCAGGCCGTGTGAGTGTTGCCCCTTCATCCTGTCCGCAGCTGGTCAAGCTGTGCAGCGGAATGATCGAGGCTGGCAAGGTCTACATCACAACGAACAGGCTTTTCGTGAGCGGCGTCCGAGACCTGTCTCAGCAATGCCAGGGTGACCCTGTCATCTCGGTGAGGGGGCAGCTGACCTCTGAACTCTAGTCAGGGACAGGCACCGGTGCCGAGGGCCTGGGAGCAGGGGTGGCTCTGTGGCTTGTGGCTGGGGAGGTGCTGGCCATCTGAGTGAGGCGTCCTTTCTACCCTGCTCCCTCAGGAATGTCTACAAAGGTTTGGAGACAGCCTGCAGGAGATGGTCAACTACCACATGGTGAGCCCTGGCCGGTGGGGGTGTGTGAGGGCCTGTCCTCTGCTCCACATCCCAGGATCCCACCCCAGGCTGCCCCCACTGGCTCCCCGCAGGCCCCGCCCAGCCTGGACAGCTTGCTGGGCTGGCTCCAAGGAAGCTGAGCTGGCTGGTGGGGCAAGCTTTGGGGGAGGCCACGTTTTAGCTCCTCCAGTCTGTATGGTGGGGGGACATCATGAGGTGCTCTGCTGAGTCCCCAGTGAGGGCCGACAGTATGGAGGGCTGAGGGCAGTGGGGTCTCAGGGTGGCAGAGGACTTGGAGATTCATCCAGGGCACCCTAACCAGGCAGTGGTCTCCAGACGCATCTCCCAAGCTGACCCCATGGCTCCTGGGTGACTCCCGACCTCGCTGCTACCCGGGATGGGTCTAGATCACATGGAACAGGGCCCAAGGCACACGTGGGTGGTGGGACGTGGCCTGGGAACTAGAGTCCCAGACTAAACAAGGGCCCCACACCCCGCAGGGGAAGTTCCGAAATAAACCAGCTCAGAACAGCTCATCCTGCCCTGTCTGTCTGCTTCCAGATAGGGTCCAGCCCTCCCCCCATGTGGGGGTCTGATTCTGGGTCCAACCAGTGCAGTGGGGAGCCCTCCAGTTCCCGACAACCACCGCAACCCCCTACTCCCCAGGCCAGGTCCCTCGGGAGCTACAGCTTGGGCCTGATCCTTCCTACTGCAAGGCTGGTCATCCTCAAGGTGGCCTCACAGGGCCAGAAGGCACTCGGTGTCACCAGGTGCCCTGTGTGTGCCTGTCCTGTCTGGGCCAGTGTGGGATGGGGCCGTAGGAGGGGCCATCTGGCACAACTTTGGCCTCTAGTCTGTCGCAGAGCCAGGAGGGGAGATGGGCAGGTGGTCACAGCTGTCGCCTCTGGGCGCCAGCCCAGGCCTGGGTGTCACACCCACTCCCCTAGACTCTGTGAGGCGGCTCTGTGGGGATGACCAGCTGGGGAcaggcagggctggaggggcTTTTCCAGGTTCTTACCTGGTGGGGGACAGGGGCCTGGCCTATGGGGTCATGTGGGGACAGACCTGTAATCCCCGTTCCCTCTCGGCCCCAGATCCTATTTGACCAGGCCCAGAGGTCCGTGCGGCAGCAGCTCCACAACTTCGTCAAAGAGTGAGTGGCCCTGAGGCCCTCAGAGCCCTGGAGGCCTGGCCTTTCCCAGCCCGGGAGGGATTAATGGTGCCACTTCTGCTGGAATGGGGAGCAGACGCAGCTCTCCTGGACTTGTGGGGTCCTAGGGCCTGCTCAGGATGACTTTGGCCCAAGGTCTCAAGGCTCTGCTTGTGGTTCCCTGAGGCCCCTGGCTCAGCAAGGGCAAAGGCTTGGAGGTGGCACAGGGCTGGGGTAGGATGCAGGGTCAGGGAACACTGAGGGCAGTTGAGATGGCCTCAGGTGAGGAGTGAGGGCGAGGCCCTGGGACTACTCGGGGTaggtgggaggaggtgagagcTGGGTGGGAGTCTCAGCTCTGAGCCTGTGTGTGCCCTTGGGATGCCTTGGGGACCTCTGAGTGGAAAGGTCACGGTGAAGTTGAGTACTTGAGTCTGGAGTCCTGGATGAAGCTGGACATCACCCCAGGCTGGACCAATACTGGGAGTGAGGTGGTGAAGGGGAAGGCATGCCCTGGGGCCTGGAGGGGGACGGGAGAGCCAGGTCATGGGATACAGGGGATGCAGGCAGGGAGGCCTGGAAAGGATGCCCTACCCAGGAGCGTGAGAGTCGGGGGAGTGAGGGAGACTCGAATTCACCCTGTCTGGACCCCCTGACCTGCCACCGGCCGCCCCCAGGGATGTGCGGAAGTTCAAGGAGACCAAGAAGCAGTTTGACAAAGTGCGGGAGGACTTGGAGCTGGCCCTGGTGAGGAATGCCCAGGCTCCGCGGCACCGGCCCCACGAGGTGGAGGAGGCCACAGGTGCCCTGACCATGACCCGCAAGTGCTTCCGCCACCTGGCGCTGGACTACGTGCTGCAGGTAGGCCACTGGGTACCGACTGGGCGGGTCCTGGAGTGGGGCTTGTCCTGGAGTGGGCGTGTCCTGGAGTGGGCGGGTCACGGAGTGGGCGGGTCACGGAGTGGGCGGGTCATGGAGTGGGCGGGTGGCGTTCCTGACGACAGACAGTTGGCGTTCTCAGGGGCGCCTCTGGCTCCAAAAAACCTGCCTTGTCAGATCTTGGGAAGAGACATAGTGGGGGCaggcaaaggcccagaggtggggGTAGGACCAGCGTGGGCTACAGGCTGCAGGGATGGAGGCCTGGAAGGCCTTGCTGAGGGAGGATAGAGGGATTGGAGCAGGGGTGAGAATACCTGGCTTTGCCCATGGGTGGGACCCAACGTCCAGGACTGTGGGAGGAGGGAACTGGCACAAGTGCAGGGCGCTGAAGATGAGCCGAGGGTCTCAGGGAACCCCAAGCAGCGTGAGTGAATTCTATGGCAAGGTACCATAGGCTCCCTGGGCCCTGGCACCCTTCATCTGCTCACCCCTCCCCTGGCAGATCAATGTCCTCCAGGCCAAGAAGAAGTTTGAGATCTTGGATTCTGTGAGTGCCTGGTGAGGGCGGGCGGGGCTGCCCTTGAGCAGGTGTGCTAGGCCTGGGGCACTGGTCTAGCCCCGCCCCGGGCTCACCTGTGCCCACCTGCAGATGCTGTCCTTCATGCATGCCCAGTACAGCTTCTTCCAGCAAGGCTACAGCCTGCTGCACCAGCTGGACCCCTACATGAAGAAGCTGGCAGCAGAGGTGAGCCTGCCGGGAGGGGTGGCACGTGGGCCAGGGTCTCGGGGTCCCTTTACCTCCCTGATGCTCCCACAGCTGGACCAACTGGTGATCGACTCAGCAGTGGAGAAGCGGGAGATGGAGCACAGGCACGCTGCCATCCAGCAGCGGGTGAGGTCCTGCGGCCCCAACTTCCCTTCATGGGGGAGACCCCAAGAGGCTACCACCCCCATTCTTCTCCCTGCCACTGACCTGGGAGGCCCACTGACACATACACGTGCTCcgtcccttcccccagccctgcccactctgCAGGGGTCTCTGTCCTTAGGGGCGTCGACACATGGAGCAGGAGGGGTGGCCTTGCTATCACTTAGAGGCCAGGGCTGGGTGGGCAAAGGGCTCGTAGTCCCTTCTGCACACAGgtgctggggctggagctgggacCTGGGATCCCCTTCCTTCAAGGCCACTGGTAGCCTCTGGGGCCTCAGTCGCTGGCTCCTACTGGGGCCTCTTTGCTCACCGCCAGGCAGTTGCCCCCACGCTGCCCAGGGCAAGAGTGGGCTGCAGGCGGGAACTGCTATTTCAGGACCACTgagagcctgggggagggggcggagggaGGCGGAGCTGTCACTTACGcgctctcttcctcctcccacccccttctgcTCGGTCCACCCTGCAGACGCTGCTGCAGGTGAGTGGGCGTCCACcctggggggggagggaggaggggaggggaggactaGGCAGGCGGGGCCTCTGCCCTCTCCCCGCCCTGCGGCACTTCAGCACCAAGGACACCTCCCAGCGGCCTCAGACCTCCCCAGGCACCTGTGGGCACTTCGCTGTAAGCGGCGGCTGGCACCAGCAAGGACACAGGCTGAGCCAGGACGCATCCCCCGtgggagcagcagcagctgtCCCTTCCTGCCCCCTCTCAGCCAGGGGAGCAGGTGGCTGGGCCTGCTCTCCCACCGCCGGACACACAGGACAGCACTCAGTGTCTCCCCAGCCCGCGTGAATGGAGCTCTGTCAGGCGGGCAGAGCAGGCCCAGCTGGCGACATGAATGGGGGGCTCAGGATGGGGGAGGCAGCTTCCTTCCTGATCCCAGAGTTTGCTGTGCCTACAAGgctggagtgggggctggggctcTAGGGCCCCAGCAGTGAGGAAAGGCATCTGCCCCCAGGGGTTTTCGGGCTGGGGCCTTGCTCAGGTCAGGAAGTGGCTATGGAGAGCAGTGCCCCACTTCCACCTTGGTTCTGGGATACCCTGTGGGGGGGCGCAGTGTCCTCACTGCCAGCGTGGGTACTCACTGGAGCCTGGCTCTGACCACCCCCAGGACTTCTCCTACGATGAGCCCAAAGCAGAGTTTGACGTGGACGCGCCCAGCGGGGTGGTGATGGAGGGCTATCTCTTCAAGAGGGCCAGCAACGCCTTCAAGACGTGGAACCGGTGAGGGAGGGCCTTCCCCTGGGGGGGGGACAGTAGGGCagatgggggggcggggaggggcagcCCCATCTGACCTCCTGGCCCATCCATTTGCCCAGGCGCTGGTTCTCCATCCAGAATAGCCAGCTGGTCTATCAGAAGAAGCTGAAGGTGCGCTCAGGGCCCCTCCCCACCTGAGCCCTGGGTGGGCTGGTTAGTGGGATTTGCACAGGGCTGAGGACACTGTTGGGCACGACAGCCTAAGCGGTCAGGGCAGAGAGCACTTGGGTCTCAGACAGTTTGAGTCTCTATGGTAAAGCAATACGTGGGTGGTCGGGGCTGGGTGCTGAGCACAAGGGCCACAGCATGCTGCCTGCAGGACGTGCTGACCGTGGTGGTGGATGACCTCCGCCTGTGCTCTGtgaagccatgtgaggacatcGAGCGGAGGTTCTGCTTTGAGGTCGTGTCACCCACCAAGTGAGGAGGCCCAGCCCGGGCGGGGCTGGAGAGGGAGCCCCTGCCTGCCCAGCCTGATGGTCCCTTCCCTCCAGGAGCTGCATGCTGCAGGCGGATTCAGAGAAGCTGCGGCAGGCCTGGGTTCAAGCTGTGCAAGCCAGCATCGCCTCCGCCTACCGGGAGAGCCCGGACAGCTGCTACAGCGAGGTGTGGCCCTCCAGCACCCGCCACGTGTGTGCACAGGGTCCCTGCAGGCTGCATGTGACcgtgtgtgtgcattgtgtgtgcgtgtgagcatGCATGCTTGGGCATTGTGTGAGCATTCGAGCGTGTATGTGTATTGTGAGTGTGGACTTTGCTTCTGGGGCCTCAGCCTGTGCTGGCACCTCtggctggggaggaagagagggcctgctggggaaactgaggctggagctCCTGGATGGCTGAGTGGCCCCTCACACCATCCCCAGAGGCTGGACCGCACAGCATCCCCGTCCACAAGCAGCATTGACTCCACCACGGACCCACGGGAGCGCGGCGTCAGGGGCGAGAGCGTGCTGCAGCGCATGCAGAGCGTGGCTGGCAATGGCCAGTGTGGCGACTGCGGCCAGCCAGACCCCCGCTGGGCCAGCATCAACCTGGGTGTGCTGCTCTGCATCGAGTGCTCGGGCATCCACAGGTGGGCCCACTGGGCACGCCGGACTGGGGCGCTGGGGCCGAGCCATGCCCTGACTCACCCCTGCCTCCCCACTGTCCAggagcctgggtgtccactgctCCAAGGTGCGGTCCCTGACTCTGGACTCATGGGAGCCAGAGCTGCTGAAGGTGAGTGTATGGGGCCATTGCAAG
Coding sequences within:
- the ACAP3 gene encoding arf-GAP with coiled-coil, ANK repeat and PH domain-containing protein 3 isoform X2 is translated as MTVEFEECIKDSPRFRATIDEVETDVVEIEAKLDKLVKLCSGMIEAGKVYITTNRLFVSGVRDLSQQCQGDPVISECLQRFGDSLQEMVNYHMILFDQAQRSVRQQLHNFVKEDVRKFKETKKQFDKVREDLELALVRNAQAPRHRPHEVEEATGALTMTRKCFRHLALDYVLQINVLQAKKKFEILDSMLSFMHAQYSFFQQGYSLLHQLDPYMKKLAAELDQLVIDSAVEKREMEHRHAAIQQRTLLQDFSYDEPKAEFDVDAPSGVVMEGYLFKRASNAFKTWNRRWFSIQNSQLVYQKKLKDVLTVVVDDLRLCSVKPCEDIERRFCFEVVSPTKSCMLQADSEKLRQAWVQAVQASIASAYRESPDSCYSERLDRTASPSTSSIDSTTDPRERGVRGESVLQRMQSVAGNGQCGDCGQPDPRWASINLGVLLCIECSGIHRSLGVHCSKVRSLTLDSWEPELLKLMCELGNSTVNQIYEAQCEGPGSRKPSASSPRQDKEAWIKDKYVEKKFLRKLPSAPAREAPRRWRARKCQRHHSSPRAPNTRRKVRMEPVLPSVAALCSGAMERRFRRDSLFCPDELDTLFSYFDAGAAAAGPRSLSSDSGLGGSSDGSSDILAFGAGSVVDSVTEEEGAESEESSGEADGEAEAWGLADVRELHPGLLAHRAARTRDLPALAAALAHGAEVNWADAEDEGKTPLVQAVLGGSLIVCEFLLQNGADVNQRDSRGRAPLHHATLLGRTGQVCLFLKRGADQHALDHEQQDPLSIAIQEANADIVTLLRLARMAEEMREAEAPPGQPGPLAGSSPTELQYRRCIQEFISLHLEES
- the ACAP3 gene encoding arf-GAP with coiled-coil, ANK repeat and PH domain-containing protein 3 isoform X3 produces the protein MTVEFEECIKDSPRFRATIDEVETDVVEIEAKLDKLVKLCSGMIEAGKVYITTNRLFVSGVRDLSQQCQGDPVISECLQRFGDSLQEMVNYHMILFDQAQRSVRQQLHNFVKEDVRKFKETKKQFDKVREDLELALVRNAQAPRHRPHEVEEATGALTMTRKCFRHLALDYVLQINVLQAKKKFEILDSMLSFMHAQYSFFQQGYSLLHQLDPYMKKLAAELDQLVIDSAVEKREMEHRHAAIQQRDFSYDEPKAEFDVDAPSGVVMEGYLFKRASNAFKTWNRRWFSIQNSQLVYQKKLKDVLTVVVDDLRLCSVKPCEDIERRFCFEVVSPTKSCMLQADSEKLRQAWVQAVQASIASAYRESPDSCYSERLDRTASPSTSSIDSTTDPRERGVRGESVLQRMQSVAGNGQCGDCGQPDPRWASINLGVLLCIECSGIHRSLGVHCSKVRSLTLDSWEPELLKLMCELGNSTVNQIYEAQCEGPGSRKPSASSPRQDKEAWIKDKYVEKKFLRKLPSAPAREAPRRWRARKCQRHHSSPRAPNTRRKVRMEPVLPSVAALCSGAMERRFRRDSLFCPDELDTLFSYFDAGAAAAGPRNPAGLSSDSGLGGSSDGSSDILAFGAGSVVDSVTEEEGAESEESSGEADGEAEAWGLADVRELHPGLLAHRAARTRDLPALAAALAHGAEVNWADAEDEGKTPLVQAVLGGSLIVCEFLLQNGADVNQRDSRGRAPLHHATLLGRTGQVCLFLKRGADQHALDHEQQDPLSIAIQEANADIVTLLRLARMAEEMREAEAPPGQPGPLAGSSPTELQYRRCIQEFISLHLEES
- the ACAP3 gene encoding arf-GAP with coiled-coil, ANK repeat and PH domain-containing protein 3 isoform X1 — its product is MTVEFEECIKDSPRFRATIDEVETDVVEIEAKLDKLVKLCSGMIEAGKVYITTNRLFVSGVRDLSQQCQGDPVISECLQRFGDSLQEMVNYHMILFDQAQRSVRQQLHNFVKEDVRKFKETKKQFDKVREDLELALVRNAQAPRHRPHEVEEATGALTMTRKCFRHLALDYVLQINVLQAKKKFEILDSMLSFMHAQYSFFQQGYSLLHQLDPYMKKLAAELDQLVIDSAVEKREMEHRHAAIQQRTLLQDFSYDEPKAEFDVDAPSGVVMEGYLFKRASNAFKTWNRRWFSIQNSQLVYQKKLKDVLTVVVDDLRLCSVKPCEDIERRFCFEVVSPTKSCMLQADSEKLRQAWVQAVQASIASAYRESPDSCYSERLDRTASPSTSSIDSTTDPRERGVRGESVLQRMQSVAGNGQCGDCGQPDPRWASINLGVLLCIECSGIHRSLGVHCSKVRSLTLDSWEPELLKLMCELGNSTVNQIYEAQCEGPGSRKPSASSPRQDKEAWIKDKYVEKKFLRKLPSAPAREAPRRWRARKCQRHHSSPRAPNTRRKVRMEPVLPSVAALCSGAMERRFRRDSLFCPDELDTLFSYFDAGAAAAGPRNPAGLSSDSGLGGSSDGSSDILAFGAGSVVDSVTEEEGAESEESSGEADGEAEAWGLADVRELHPGLLAHRAARTRDLPALAAALAHGAEVNWADAEDEGKTPLVQAVLGGSLIVCEFLLQNGADVNQRDSRGRAPLHHATLLGRTGQVCLFLKRGADQHALDHEQQDPLSIAIQEANADIVTLLRLARMAEEMREAEAPPGQPGPLAGSSPTELQYRRCIQEFISLHLEES
- the ACAP3 gene encoding arf-GAP with coiled-coil, ANK repeat and PH domain-containing protein 3 isoform X4, with protein sequence MIEAGKVYITTNRLFVSGVRDLSQQCQGDPVISECLQRFGDSLQEMVNYHMILFDQAQRSVRQQLHNFVKEDVRKFKETKKQFDKVREDLELALVRNAQAPRHRPHEVEEATGALTMTRKCFRHLALDYVLQINVLQAKKKFEILDSMLSFMHAQYSFFQQGYSLLHQLDPYMKKLAAELDQLVIDSAVEKREMEHRHAAIQQRDFSYDEPKAEFDVDAPSGVVMEGYLFKRASNAFKTWNRRWFSIQNSQLVYQKKLKDVLTVVVDDLRLCSVKPCEDIERRFCFEVVSPTKSCMLQADSEKLRQAWVQAVQASIASAYRESPDSCYSERLDRTASPSTSSIDSTTDPRERGVRGESVLQRMQSVAGNGQCGDCGQPDPRWASINLGVLLCIECSGIHRSLGVHCSKVRSLTLDSWEPELLKLMCELGNSTVNQIYEAQCEGPGSRKPSASSPRQDKEAWIKDKYVEKKFLRKLPSAPAREAPRRWRARKCQRHHSSPRAPNTRRKVRMEPVLPSVAALCSGAMERRFRRDSLFCPDELDTLFSYFDAGAAAAGPRNPAGLSSDSGLGGSSDGSSDILAFGAGSVVDSVTEEEGAESEESSGEADGEAEAWGLADVRELHPGLLAHRAARTRDLPALAAALAHGAEVNWADAEDEGKTPLVQAVLGGSLIVCEFLLQNGADVNQRDSRGRAPLHHATLLGRTGQVCLFLKRGADQHALDHEQQDPLSIAIQEANADIVTLLRLARMAEEMREAEAPPGQPGPLAGSSPTELQYRRCIQEFISLHLEES